From Granulicella sp. WH15, the proteins below share one genomic window:
- a CDS encoding PDDEXK nuclease domain-containing protein → MHLYLNYARKHRLKEGENPPVGLILCAGKGTAEARYALDNLPNKVLATEYPTVLPKEAMIVEELERSRLQLEERRLRLTEHPDS, encoded by the coding sequence ATGCACCTTTATTTGAATTATGCCCGCAAGCACCGGCTGAAGGAAGGAGAAAATCCTCCTGTGGGTCTCATCCTCTGCGCGGGAAAGGGCACAGCCGAAGCTCGATATGCCCTCGACAACTTGCCCAACAAAGTGCTCGCTACAGAATATCCGACGGTGCTTCCGAAGGAAGCGATGATTGTAGAGGAACTGGAACGCTCCCGACTGCAACTTGAAGAACGCCGCTTGCGACTCACCGAGCACCCCGATTCGTAG
- a CDS encoding type I restriction endonuclease subunit R: MRNESETRAELIDPALRAAGWGVVAGSRVLREFKITQGRLIGAGRRTDPDTADYILVYQNRKLAVIEAKREDLSEAEGVAQAKHYAGKMAVRFAYATNGHKIYRMDLGATPVQEPASIEEPDGPVAITTSEGLVDHFPTPDELWAATFAVPNAWRERFSQVPFEDRSGSWDVRYYQDTAIQRVLEAIADERQRILLTLATGTGKTAIAFQIAWKLFHAKWNLSHQPTRRPRILFLADRNILADQAYNSFSSFADDARIRIAPDSIRKSGKVPTNASIFFTIFQTFMSGTGPDSQPAPYFGQYPPDFFDFIIIDECHRGGANDESNWRSILDYFAPAVQLGLTATPKRRDNVDTYAYFGEPVYIYSLKEGINDGFLTPFKVVQVSTTLDDYVYTPDDTIVEGEVEEGRRYTESDFNRIIEIKEREEKRVSVLMERIDQREKTIVFCATQLHAAAIRDLINQKKTSTDPMYCCRVTANDGALGDQYLREFQDNEKTIPTILTTSQKLSTGVDARNVRNIVLLRPVNSMIEFKQIIGRGTRLFDGKNFFTIYDFVRAHHLFNDPEWDGEPLDPEPDPEPRLPQPPVPPPDGEQPEGEDDPVPRRERLVIRLADGKAREIQHMTATSFWSADGRPISANQFLESLFGTLPEFFKDEDELRKIWSKPDTRRALLRSLEGKGFDRTQLAEIQRSLAAEQSDLYDVLAYIAFALPRATRQERADRARPSIQATFPEKQQTFLDFVLSQYVTEGVEELDQDKLSPLLILRYNAISDAILELGAPPEIRDMFVGFQQYLY; this comes from the coding sequence ATGCGCAACGAATCTGAAACCCGAGCCGAACTGATTGACCCCGCGCTCCGCGCCGCCGGGTGGGGTGTGGTGGCTGGCTCACGGGTTCTGCGCGAGTTCAAGATCACCCAGGGACGCTTGATCGGGGCCGGAAGACGCACCGATCCCGATACAGCCGACTACATCCTCGTTTACCAAAACCGCAAGCTCGCCGTCATCGAGGCCAAGCGCGAAGACCTCTCAGAAGCCGAGGGAGTCGCCCAGGCTAAGCACTACGCCGGGAAGATGGCTGTCCGGTTTGCGTATGCGACGAACGGCCACAAGATCTACCGCATGGACTTGGGCGCTACGCCCGTTCAGGAGCCCGCCAGCATAGAAGAACCCGACGGCCCGGTTGCCATCACGACCTCCGAGGGTCTGGTAGACCACTTCCCCACGCCGGATGAGTTGTGGGCCGCAACCTTTGCCGTGCCGAATGCATGGCGCGAACGCTTCTCTCAGGTTCCCTTCGAGGACCGCTCCGGCTCATGGGACGTTCGCTACTATCAGGACACCGCCATCCAGCGTGTCCTTGAGGCGATTGCAGATGAGCGCCAGCGCATACTGCTGACTCTTGCCACCGGCACCGGCAAAACCGCCATTGCCTTCCAAATTGCATGGAAGCTCTTTCATGCGAAGTGGAATCTCTCGCACCAGCCTACCCGTCGGCCCCGCATTCTCTTCCTCGCCGACCGTAACATCCTTGCCGACCAAGCCTACAACTCGTTCTCTTCGTTTGCCGACGATGCCCGCATCCGTATCGCACCGGACTCGATTCGCAAGTCTGGCAAAGTCCCCACGAATGCAAGCATCTTCTTTACGATCTTCCAGACCTTCATGTCCGGCACCGGCCCGGATAGCCAGCCAGCGCCTTACTTCGGCCAGTACCCACCCGACTTCTTCGACTTCATTATCATCGACGAGTGCCATCGCGGAGGCGCGAATGACGAGTCGAACTGGCGTAGCATCCTCGATTACTTTGCCCCGGCAGTCCAGCTTGGCCTCACAGCCACTCCCAAGCGCCGGGATAACGTAGACACCTACGCCTACTTCGGAGAGCCGGTTTATATCTACTCCCTGAAGGAAGGCATCAACGACGGGTTTCTAACACCCTTCAAAGTCGTGCAGGTATCCACCACGCTTGACGACTATGTCTATACACCGGATGACACCATCGTTGAAGGCGAAGTAGAGGAAGGCCGTCGCTACACTGAGTCCGATTTCAACCGCATCATCGAGATCAAGGAACGCGAGGAGAAGCGTGTCTCTGTGCTCATGGAACGGATCGATCAGCGGGAAAAGACCATCGTCTTCTGCGCCACGCAGCTCCACGCTGCCGCCATCCGCGACCTCATCAACCAGAAGAAGACGAGCACCGACCCGATGTACTGCTGTCGCGTGACAGCCAACGATGGCGCTCTCGGCGACCAGTATCTCCGCGAGTTCCAGGACAACGAGAAGACCATCCCTACGATCCTGACGACATCACAAAAGCTCTCCACCGGCGTCGATGCCCGCAACGTGCGCAACATCGTCCTGCTCCGCCCTGTGAACTCCATGATCGAGTTCAAACAGATCATCGGGCGTGGCACTCGGCTTTTCGACGGTAAGAACTTCTTCACCATCTATGACTTCGTTCGTGCCCATCATCTGTTCAACGATCCCGAGTGGGATGGTGAACCGCTTGACCCTGAACCAGACCCAGAGCCGCGACTGCCACAGCCACCAGTTCCTCCCCCGGACGGAGAACAACCTGAGGGCGAAGATGACCCTGTGCCGCGTCGTGAGCGCTTAGTCATTCGGCTGGCAGATGGCAAGGCCCGCGAGATTCAGCACATGACCGCAACGAGCTTCTGGAGTGCGGACGGTAGACCCATCTCTGCCAATCAATTCCTCGAATCGCTGTTCGGCACCCTGCCTGAGTTCTTCAAGGATGAAGATGAACTCCGCAAAATCTGGAGCAAACCCGACACGCGCCGCGCTCTGCTGAGAAGCCTTGAGGGAAAGGGCTTTGATCGAACACAGCTTGCGGAGATCCAGCGGTCGCTCGCCGCTGAACAATCAGATTTGTATGACGTGCTCGCCTACATCGCATTCGCTTTGCCCCGTGCGACGCGACAGGAGCGAGCCGACCGTGCTCGACCCTCGATTCAAGCGACGTTCCCGGAAAAGCAGCAGACATTCCTCGACTTCGTACTCTCTCAATATGTGACCGAGGGCGTGGAAGAACTAGACCAGGACAAGCTCTCCCCGCTCTTGATCCTTCGCTACAATGCCATCTCCGACGCGATTCTTGAATTGGGTGCGCCTCCCGAGATTCGGGATATGTTCGTCGGGTTCCAACAGTACCTTTACTAA
- a CDS encoding restriction endonuclease subunit S translates to MTKQLNRLQWRQVPLNDVCLKIQDGAHNSPKEQFSVGGPRRYLYVTSKNIRNNFIDLSNVSYVSQDFHDQIYPRCTPEVGDVLLTKDGANTGNVTLNTIAEPFSLLSSVALIKTDPTVLMPEFLSYYLQSPQGLGQITGQMTGTAIKRIILRDLKAAHIPLPPKPEQQRIIAIIDESLEAIATARANSEQSLRNTRDLFLGNLSTMFAEIWNATTTTKMSDLATDITDGDHMPPPKSKEGVPFVTISNIDKQSRVLDFSDTYFVSRDYFQGLKPNRRPRRGDLLYTVTGSFGIPVKVEDDVEFCFQRHIGLIRPKPDVSTSWLYYLVLSPQLSRQARERATGTAQKTVSLSVLRDFSVPMLSLTKQKHMATKLDELKIETERLEMVYKRKLEALDELKQAVLSSAFSGGL, encoded by the coding sequence ATGACTAAGCAACTAAACCGCCTTCAGTGGCGACAAGTCCCCCTCAACGATGTCTGTCTAAAGATTCAAGACGGCGCCCACAACTCTCCGAAGGAACAATTCAGCGTGGGCGGCCCACGACGATACTTGTACGTTACATCGAAGAACATACGAAATAACTTCATAGATCTTTCAAATGTCTCGTATGTGAGCCAAGACTTTCATGACCAGATTTACCCACGGTGCACACCCGAAGTCGGCGATGTGCTGCTCACAAAAGACGGTGCGAATACTGGGAATGTGACGCTCAACACAATTGCAGAGCCTTTCAGCCTTCTGTCCAGTGTCGCGCTGATAAAAACTGATCCTACCGTGTTGATGCCCGAATTTCTTTCTTACTATTTACAAAGTCCGCAAGGTCTCGGACAAATCACTGGTCAAATGACCGGTACAGCTATCAAGAGAATCATCCTAAGGGATCTCAAAGCAGCCCACATTCCACTTCCGCCAAAACCGGAACAGCAGCGCATCATAGCCATCATCGATGAATCCCTTGAAGCCATTGCTACAGCCCGAGCTAATTCAGAACAATCTCTAAGAAACACCAGGGATCTGTTTCTGGGAAATCTGTCTACCATGTTCGCGGAAATCTGGAATGCGACAACAACGACAAAAATGTCAGACTTGGCTACCGACATAACTGATGGCGATCATATGCCACCTCCGAAAAGCAAAGAGGGGGTACCCTTTGTCACAATCTCAAATATTGATAAGCAATCCCGCGTTTTAGATTTTTCGGATACCTATTTTGTCTCACGCGACTATTTTCAGGGATTGAAGCCAAACAGGAGACCACGTAGAGGTGATCTTCTCTATACGGTGACAGGCTCATTCGGAATACCCGTCAAGGTCGAGGACGATGTCGAGTTTTGCTTCCAGCGACACATTGGCCTCATTAGACCCAAGCCAGACGTTAGTACCTCTTGGCTGTATTACCTGGTCCTTTCCCCTCAACTTTCGAGACAAGCTCGCGAACGAGCAACTGGCACCGCACAAAAGACGGTTTCCCTATCAGTCCTTCGCGACTTTTCAGTCCCGATGCTGAGCCTTACCAAACAGAAACACATGGCCACAAAGCTTGACGAATTGAAAATCGAAACAGAGCGCCTAGAGATGGTCTACAAGAGGAAGCTCGAAGCCCTTGACGAGCTGAAACAGGCAGTCCTCAGCAGCGCCTTTTCTGGTGGCTTGTAA
- a CDS encoding PDDEXK nuclease domain-containing protein, which produces MSKLKKPVPLYEDIRALVLSARQTIARGVDLLQVHTNYQIGRRIFEQEQHGADRAEYGKELLNELAARLTAEFGAGFSRTNLASMRQFYVAYPDRVSRIVQTPSGQFKGGAIPQTLSGELPVSPIVQTLSGQSLDPGTQPQPAFTLSWSHYVFLMGLKEAERSFYEIEATQQGWTLRELKRQFNAGLYERLALSRDKDSIRELARKGQHVAKPQDLLKEPYVLEFLGLQEKASYSESALESAIVTHIENFLLELGKGFLFEARQKRFTYDEEHFFVDLVLYNRLLRCYVLIDLKIGKLTHQDLGQMQMYVNYFDRFVKADAENHTIGIVLCKKKNTALVEITLPKDANIHAREYQLYLPSKEELQHKLEEWIEERDSQND; this is translated from the coding sequence ATGAGCAAACTCAAGAAGCCAGTTCCACTGTATGAGGACATCCGTGCGCTCGTCCTGTCGGCCCGTCAGACCATCGCCCGTGGCGTTGACCTGCTACAGGTTCATACCAACTACCAGATTGGCCGCCGCATCTTTGAGCAGGAGCAGCACGGTGCTGACCGTGCCGAATACGGAAAGGAACTCCTCAACGAGCTTGCTGCCCGTCTGACGGCGGAGTTCGGCGCGGGGTTTTCACGAACTAACCTTGCGTCGATGCGCCAGTTTTACGTTGCCTACCCGGATCGGGTGTCACGAATTGTCCAGACACCGTCTGGACAATTCAAAGGGGGAGCAATTCCCCAGACATTGTCTGGGGAATTGCCAGTATCCCCAATCGTCCAGACGCTGTCTGGACAATCGCTCGATCCCGGCACTCAACCGCAGCCCGCCTTTACACTGAGCTGGTCGCATTACGTCTTCCTCATGGGTCTGAAAGAGGCCGAGCGCAGCTTCTATGAGATTGAGGCTACCCAGCAGGGATGGACGCTGCGGGAGTTGAAGCGCCAATTCAATGCCGGTCTCTACGAGCGCCTCGCTCTGAGCAGGGACAAGGATTCGATCCGGGAGCTTGCACGCAAGGGTCAACACGTCGCAAAGCCGCAAGACCTGCTCAAAGAGCCCTACGTTCTTGAGTTCCTTGGTCTACAGGAAAAGGCCAGCTACTCTGAGTCCGCGCTGGAATCAGCCATCGTCACCCACATCGAAAACTTCCTGCTGGAGCTGGGTAAAGGCTTCCTCTTCGAGGCGCGGCAGAAGCGGTTCACCTACGATGAAGAGCACTTCTTCGTAGACCTTGTGCTCTATAACCGGCTCCTGCGTTGCTATGTGCTAATCGACCTCAAGATCGGTAAGCTGACCCACCAGGACCTCGGCCAGATGCAGATGTACGTTAACTACTTCGACCGCTTCGTGAAGGCGGATGCGGAGAACCACACCATCGGCATCGTCCTCTGCAAGAAGAAGAACACCGCCTTGGTCGAGATCACTCTTCCGAAGGATGCGAACATCCACGCCCGCGAGTATCAGCTTTACCTGCCTAGCAAAGAGGAGTTGCAACATAAGTTAGAGGAGTGGATCGAGGAACGGGACAGTCAAAATGACTAA
- a CDS encoding N-6 DNA methylase: protein MFEQAFKKIDDILRKDAGVSSELDYIEQTSWLLFLKYLDALEQDRAQIAELHGQPHTFLLEKPYRWHTWATPLNASGTLDHNSALIGDDLRDFVDQKLFPYLKGFKQRADRPDTIEYKVGEIFGELKNKFQSGYNLREVIELVDTLRFNSQTEKHELSDLYEAKIRSMGNAGRNGGEYYTPRPLIRAMLSVVKPRIGETIYDGALGSAGFLCESFERLNQEAKNVANRKKLQTSTFYGQEKKPLAYVIGLMNMILHGIEAPNIIHTNTLELNNNDIQEKDRHDVILANPPFGGRERTEVQQNFPIKTSETAFLFLQHFIRKLRAGGRAGIVIKNTFLSNTDNASVSLRKLLLESCDLHTILDCPGGTFQGAGVKTVVLFFTKGSATRKVWFYQLSPGRNLGKTNPLNDADLADFITQQATFADSAQSWSIDVSGIDKKTFDLSVKNPNGNDEIVHRSPQEILDEIAALDLESAEILQGIRGLL from the coding sequence ATGTTTGAACAGGCTTTTAAAAAGATCGACGACATCCTCCGCAAAGATGCCGGTGTGTCGTCTGAACTTGATTACATTGAGCAGACCTCATGGCTGCTTTTTCTCAAATACCTTGACGCCCTCGAACAGGATCGCGCACAGATTGCCGAATTGCACGGCCAGCCGCACACGTTTTTACTTGAAAAACCCTACCGCTGGCATACATGGGCCACGCCCCTCAATGCAAGCGGCACTCTTGACCACAACAGCGCCCTAATCGGCGACGACCTTCGGGACTTCGTTGACCAGAAGCTCTTCCCCTACCTGAAGGGTTTCAAACAGCGCGCAGATCGTCCCGACACTATTGAGTACAAGGTCGGCGAGATCTTCGGGGAACTCAAGAACAAGTTTCAGTCCGGCTACAATCTCCGCGAAGTCATCGAACTAGTCGATACCCTTCGCTTCAATTCGCAGACCGAGAAGCATGAGCTCTCTGACCTCTATGAGGCCAAGATTCGCTCCATGGGTAACGCTGGACGGAACGGCGGCGAGTATTACACTCCGCGCCCGCTCATCCGCGCCATGCTCTCCGTCGTCAAACCGCGAATCGGCGAAACGATCTACGACGGAGCTCTCGGTTCGGCTGGCTTCCTTTGCGAATCTTTCGAGCGGCTCAATCAGGAGGCAAAGAACGTCGCCAACCGCAAAAAGCTTCAGACCAGCACCTTTTACGGCCAGGAGAAGAAGCCTCTCGCCTATGTAATCGGGCTGATGAACATGATCCTCCACGGCATCGAAGCTCCCAACATCATCCATACGAATACGCTGGAGCTGAACAATAACGACATCCAGGAGAAGGATCGGCATGATGTCATCCTCGCAAACCCGCCTTTTGGCGGTCGTGAGCGCACCGAAGTTCAGCAGAACTTCCCCATCAAGACATCCGAGACTGCGTTTCTCTTCCTTCAGCATTTCATTCGCAAGCTCCGTGCCGGTGGACGCGCTGGCATCGTCATTAAGAACACGTTCCTCTCAAACACGGATAATGCGAGTGTCTCGCTCCGCAAGCTCCTCCTGGAGTCGTGTGACCTGCACACAATCCTCGACTGCCCCGGCGGTACCTTCCAGGGCGCAGGTGTGAAGACGGTTGTGCTGTTCTTCACCAAAGGCTCTGCAACGCGCAAGGTTTGGTTCTACCAACTGAGCCCCGGTCGCAATCTAGGTAAGACGAATCCGCTAAACGATGCCGACCTCGCTGACTTCATCACCCAGCAGGCAACGTTCGCTGACTCAGCGCAGTCATGGTCGATTGACGTAAGCGGCATCGACAAAAAGACCTTCGACCTCTCCGTAAAGAACCCAAACGGCAATGATGAGATCGTGCATCGCTCCCCGCAGGAGATACTGGACGAGATCGCCGCCCTCGACCTCGAAAGCGCAGAAATCCTCCAGGGTATCCGAGGTCTGCTATGA
- a CDS encoding type II toxin-antitoxin system ParD family antitoxin has translation MASQIGTGSYANASEVIRAGLQALKVKEEIHQAKVEALRSAVLSGANSGVAEGDVIGRIFERISRFSREKEEKSA, from the coding sequence ATTGCATCCCAGATTGGAACGGGCTCGTATGCTAATGCCAGCGAGGTGATCCGCGCAGGATTGCAGGCATTGAAGGTGAAGGAAGAAATCCACCAGGCCAAGGTCGAGGCGCTCCGGTCTGCCGTGCTGTCCGGGGCCAACAGCGGGGTTGCTGAGGGAGATGTCATCGGTAGGATATTCGAACGCATCTCACGGTTCTCGCGGGAGAAGGAAGAGAAGAGCGCGTGA